From Myxococcus xanthus, a single genomic window includes:
- a CDS encoding carotenoid 1,2-hydratase: MMRLAKLPALPDAAGTYRWFYADVTAGPYSAVCIFMLGSLFSPRYSVAARRGGRPLEHSAVNFALYHAGVRRLWVLSEYARAELDAPGRLRIGRSTLSYEGDGTVRMAVDDGTAPWGRPVRASLTLEPMTPVGEVVQLMPGLPHYWQALAPRSQARLEVSSLGIEASGLGYHDTNHGGELLGARLSGWHWARTHREDETVVDYHLPEGVAPLRVVAGARGVRCERGPTLVESRPTHITGWGLRVPSRLHAGNVVVGQPKLLESSPFYARLEARQGPLDSLGEVADFRRFHSPFIRWMAHFRTRMGRAA, translated from the coding sequence ATGATGCGCCTGGCGAAACTCCCCGCCCTGCCGGACGCGGCGGGCACCTACCGCTGGTTCTATGCGGACGTCACCGCGGGACCCTACAGCGCGGTGTGCATCTTCATGCTGGGCTCGCTGTTCTCGCCCCGGTACTCGGTGGCGGCGCGGCGGGGCGGACGGCCGCTGGAGCACAGCGCGGTGAACTTCGCGCTGTACCACGCGGGGGTGCGGCGGCTGTGGGTCCTCAGCGAGTACGCGCGCGCGGAGTTGGATGCTCCGGGCCGGCTGCGCATCGGTCGCTCCACGCTGTCGTACGAGGGGGACGGCACGGTGCGGATGGCCGTGGACGACGGGACGGCGCCGTGGGGCCGGCCCGTGCGCGCGAGCCTGACGCTGGAGCCGATGACGCCCGTGGGCGAGGTGGTGCAGCTCATGCCGGGGCTGCCGCACTACTGGCAGGCGCTGGCGCCTCGTTCGCAGGCACGGCTGGAGGTGTCCTCGCTGGGCATCGAGGCGAGCGGCCTGGGCTACCACGACACCAACCACGGCGGAGAGCTGCTGGGCGCGCGGTTGTCGGGGTGGCACTGGGCTCGCACGCACCGCGAGGACGAGACGGTGGTGGACTACCACCTGCCTGAAGGTGTCGCGCCGCTGCGAGTGGTGGCCGGCGCGCGCGGAGTGCGCTGCGAACGGGGCCCCACGTTGGTGGAGTCGCGGCCCACCCACATCACCGGCTGGGGCCTGCGCGTGCCGTCACGCCTGCACGCGGGAAACGTGGTGGTGGGACAGCCGAAGCTGCTGGAGTCGTCGCCTTTCTATGCACGACTGGAGGCGCGCCAGGGGCCTCTGGACTCCCTGGGCGAGGTGGCGGACTTCCGTCGCTTCCACTCGCCCTTCATCCGCTGGATGGCGCACTTCCGCACGCGCATGGGACGGGCGGCATGA
- a CDS encoding phytoene desaturase family protein codes for MKRTRVAVVGGGIGGLTAAGLLAKDGHEVTLFERGASLGGKAQAVIVNGITLDTGPTLLTLPHLVRGTFQQLGAEDLLPRFTELEPQCAYRFEDGCDFTAYKDVERMAESAAGVRPGERDGIRGFYTEAAAIWRAAGEPYLEAPFEGMAGFMTRVAKRGVGAVMAGMKMGTLHELAARHFKTDHLRQYVGRFATYTGASPYEASAAFALIPHIEHAYGVHHVRGGIGALVDALGQAVRRLGMRIHLDTRVRFERTREGYQVGPQEGTERFDSVVVNADPLERLARAEEPLALSGFVLLLEVEGRMALPHHTVLFGGDYRREFDELFGGQLASDPTVYFCNPSATDESMVPPGRTGLFVMVNAPALPVDARGAEQATRDWEAGAERVKAQMLERLCRHYPALKGRVRVIGQRSPVDLAAQGAPGGSIYGFLPHGKFGPFRRPRIRGNTPGLFFAGGGTHPGGGVPLVMLSGRFAAELASQHLRRDA; via the coding sequence ATGAAGCGCACCCGCGTCGCGGTGGTAGGCGGCGGCATCGGTGGACTGACGGCCGCCGGGCTGTTGGCGAAGGACGGGCATGAGGTGACGCTGTTCGAGCGGGGCGCCTCGCTGGGCGGCAAGGCCCAGGCCGTCATCGTGAATGGCATCACCCTGGACACGGGGCCCACGTTGCTGACGCTGCCGCACCTGGTGCGTGGCACCTTCCAGCAACTGGGCGCCGAGGACCTGCTGCCGCGCTTCACGGAGCTGGAGCCGCAGTGTGCCTACCGCTTCGAGGACGGGTGTGACTTCACGGCCTACAAGGACGTGGAGCGGATGGCGGAGAGCGCGGCGGGTGTCCGCCCGGGTGAGCGCGACGGCATCCGCGGCTTCTACACGGAGGCCGCGGCCATCTGGCGGGCCGCGGGCGAGCCATACCTGGAGGCCCCCTTCGAGGGCATGGCGGGCTTCATGACGCGCGTGGCGAAGCGTGGCGTGGGGGCCGTCATGGCGGGGATGAAGATGGGCACGCTGCACGAGCTGGCGGCCCGGCACTTCAAGACGGACCACCTGCGGCAGTACGTGGGCCGCTTCGCCACGTACACGGGCGCGTCCCCCTACGAGGCCAGCGCGGCCTTCGCGCTGATTCCCCACATCGAGCATGCCTATGGCGTGCACCACGTCCGCGGCGGCATCGGTGCGCTGGTGGACGCGCTGGGGCAGGCCGTGCGCCGGCTGGGCATGCGCATCCACCTGGACACGCGGGTTCGCTTCGAGCGCACGCGCGAGGGCTACCAGGTGGGCCCGCAGGAGGGCACGGAGCGCTTCGACAGTGTGGTGGTGAACGCGGACCCGCTGGAGCGGCTCGCTCGCGCGGAGGAGCCGCTGGCGCTGTCTGGCTTCGTGTTGCTGTTGGAGGTGGAGGGCCGCATGGCTCTACCGCACCACACGGTGCTCTTCGGCGGTGACTACCGGCGCGAGTTCGACGAGCTGTTCGGCGGGCAGCTCGCGTCCGACCCGACGGTGTACTTCTGCAACCCCTCCGCCACCGACGAGAGCATGGTGCCTCCGGGCCGCACCGGGTTGTTCGTCATGGTGAACGCGCCCGCGCTGCCCGTGGATGCGCGCGGCGCGGAGCAGGCCACCCGCGACTGGGAAGCAGGCGCCGAGCGCGTGAAGGCGCAGATGCTGGAGCGCCTGTGCCGGCACTACCCGGCGCTCAAGGGGCGCGTGCGTGTCATCGGCCAGCGCTCGCCGGTGGACCTGGCCGCGCAGGGCGCTCCGGGCGGCTCCATCTACGGCTTCCTGCCGCACGGGAAGTTCGGCCCCTTCCGCCGACCGCGCATCCGCGGCAACACGCCGGGCCTGTTCTTCGCGGGCGGTGGCACGCATCCAGGCGGCGGCGTGCCGCTGGTGATGTTGTCCGGTCGCTTCGCCGCGGAGCTGGCTTCGCAGCACCTCCGGAGGGATGCATGA
- a CDS encoding phytoene/squalene synthase family protein gives MSPPVDKALVARGYVLAKQVTRHHAKSFFFASYLLFGLRRRAAFALYAFCRRLDDMVDGDDAASAADALPVRLARARQRVAELYLPMPELASRELGPPADRVKGSEAATPWDAREFAALEHTVRHFRIPEQPFQDLISGMEMDLTKHRYATWEELDLYCYRVAGVVGLMLTPVLGCSDAAAVEPAADLGRAMQLTNILRDVREDLERGRVYLPAEELAAFGLSEDDLRRGQVGARWRSFMRFQVERSRAYYARAAAGVRYLTGFGSQRMVRLMGAIYGDILRDIEARDYDVFSARAHVTTRRKLALASAAMVRPAAVLPAPQGEVRMPLLPTGAGG, from the coding sequence CTGGCGAAGCAGGTGACGCGCCATCACGCCAAGAGCTTCTTCTTCGCCTCGTACCTGCTCTTCGGCCTGCGCCGGAGGGCGGCGTTCGCGCTCTACGCCTTCTGCCGGCGCCTGGACGACATGGTGGACGGGGACGACGCGGCGAGCGCGGCCGATGCGTTGCCGGTGCGGCTGGCGCGGGCGCGGCAGCGCGTGGCGGAGCTGTACCTGCCCATGCCGGAGCTGGCCTCGCGCGAGCTGGGGCCGCCCGCGGACCGGGTGAAGGGCAGCGAGGCCGCGACGCCGTGGGACGCGCGGGAGTTCGCTGCGCTCGAGCACACGGTGCGCCACTTCCGGATTCCGGAGCAGCCCTTCCAGGACCTCATCTCCGGCATGGAGATGGACCTGACGAAGCACCGCTACGCCACCTGGGAGGAGCTGGACCTCTACTGCTACCGGGTGGCGGGCGTGGTGGGGCTGATGCTGACGCCGGTGCTGGGGTGCTCGGACGCGGCGGCGGTGGAGCCCGCGGCCGACCTGGGCCGGGCCATGCAGCTCACCAACATCCTCCGCGACGTGCGCGAGGACCTGGAGCGCGGCCGGGTGTACCTGCCCGCGGAGGAGTTGGCCGCCTTCGGATTGTCGGAGGACGACTTGCGGCGCGGACAGGTGGGCGCGCGCTGGCGGTCCTTCATGCGCTTCCAGGTGGAGCGCTCGCGGGCGTACTACGCGCGGGCGGCGGCCGGGGTGCGCTACCTGACGGGCTTCGGCAGTCAGCGGATGGTGCGGCTGATGGGCGCCATCTACGGCGACATCCTGCGCGACATCGAAGCGCGCGACTACGACGTGTTCAGCGCCCGGGCCCACGTGACGACGCGCCGCAAGCTCGCGCTGGCTTCCGCGGCCATGGTGCGGCCCGCCGCGGTGCTGCCCGCCCCCCAGGGCGAGGTGCGCATGCCGCTGCTTCCCACCGGGGCGGGAGGGTGA